In Sphaeramia orbicularis chromosome 3, fSphaOr1.1, whole genome shotgun sequence, a genomic segment contains:
- the usp8 gene encoding ubiquitin carboxyl-terminal hydrolase 8: MPAVSTGVKDLYLSTSLGDLNKKAEIKPDKISTRSYVQSACKIFKAAEECRLDRDEEKAYVLYMKYLTVYDLIKKRPDFKQQPEYYMTMLGPNTFKRAIEEAEKLSESLKLRYEEVEVRKRLEEKERQEEKKRREEITEKDSDRVSPQTANKKDIKKVKGEQNELKTAASKSLLSGGVTAENLFHMMKDQSISLIVMDARSSRDFEESHIHVPAQTCISVPEEAVSPGITVNQIELKLSDVSTEHWRRRGFVDYIVLLDWFSSVTDLALGTTLQSLKDALYKWDSVTILRSEPLVLEGGYENWLLFYPMYTTNAKVRPPRQNITSTLPQLNFSYPSLEEPKPAPPPEPEPEVNPEPQEAPPPPPSLANGLAPAEPSAPQASTVTDGFPDTVDSPGPGLEGGKQDSAAKGPGPGPGPALNPAPAAAKALPQFDRTKKPSVQVFDEPKSIQSASSKDSPQNGPMVPDRSAKPAFGPKAEQSQIHCEPAALMEKARQEQERRLKEKGDRERTDTEEDKKLDKKRLERQKAEEEEDKENRGQTDKDRRAKEQNADTPSKSMSLDSPAPNHIISEMKREPLTRARSEEMGRSVPGLPDGWMKFLDTVTGTYRYYHSPTNRVHLYPPEVTVPQTPPSTPPTVKRKPPRPVEPDTSGEQEREQSKLKRSYSSPDISQDLREEAQRKATAPATTATTGAATIPTINRETKPATAKVYSKVEIVRPSAAKLRNLNPTFGGLGASLTGLRNLGNTCYMNSILQCLCNTPAMAEYFNNNYYMEDINRSNILGHKGEVAEEFGVIMKALWAGLYKCISPRDFKITIGKINEQFAGYDQQDSQELLLFLMDGLHEDLNKADNRKRYKEEENDHLDDQTAANLAWSKHKLLNESIIVALFQGQFKSTVQCQTCHRKSRTFETFMYLSLPLASTSKCSLQDCLRLFSKEERLTDNNKVFCRHCKAHRDSSKKLEIWKVPPILLVHLKRFSYEGRWKQKLQTSVDFPLDSLDLSQYVIGPKQNLKKYSLYGVSNHYGGLDGGHYTAYCKNAIKQRWYKFDDHEVSDISTSSVKSSAAYILFYSTL, encoded by the exons ATGCCTGCAGTGTCCACCGGGGTCAAGGACCTGTACCTGTCCACGTCTCTGGGAGACCTGAACAAAAAAGCTGAGATTAAACCGGACAAAATAAGCACCAGAAG TTATGTTCAGAGTGCCTGTAAAATCTTCAAGGCAGCAGAGGAATGCCGCTTGGACAGAGATGAGGAGAAGGCATACGTGCTGTACATGAAGTATTTAACCGTATATGACCTGATTAAGAAAAGACCGGACTTCAAGCAGCAACCG GAGTATTACATGACCATGCTGGGCCCCAACACCTTTAAGAGGGCCATCGAAGAAGCAGAGAAGCTGTCGGAAAGCCTTAAACTCAG GTACGAGGAAGTAGAGGTCCGCAAAAgactggaggagaaggagagacaagaggaaaagaaaagaagggaGGAAATAACGGAGAAAGACAGCGACCGCGTTTCACCTCAAACAGCAAACAAGAAGGACATCAAAAAG gtcaAAGGTGAACAGAATGAGTTAAAGACCGCAGCCTCCAAAT cgCTGTTGTCCGGTGGAGTCACAGCTGAGAACCTGTTCCACATGATGAAGGACCAGAGCATCAGTCTGATTGTCATGGACGCTCGTAGCTCCAGGGACTTTGAGGAGTCTCACATTCATGTCCCGGCCCAGACCTGTATCAGTGTCCCCGAGGAGGCCGTCAGTCCAGG AATCACTGTGAATCAGATTGAGCTGAAGCTGTCGGACGTGTCCACAGAGCACTGGAGACGCAGAGGCTTCGTGGATTATATCGTACTGCTGGACTGGTTCAGTTCTGTCACGGACCTGGCCCTGGGGACCACTTTACAGAGCCTGAAGGACGCCCTGTATAAG TGGGACAGTGTCACCATCCTGCGCAGTGAGCCCCTGGTCCTGGAGGGGGGCTACGAGAACTGGCTGTTGTTTTACCCCATGTACACAACCAACGCTAAAGTCCGACCCCCCAGACAGAACATCACCAGTACCCTCCCCCAGT TAAATTTCAGCTACCCCTCCCTGGAGGAACCCAAACCTGCACCCCCACCTGAGCCGGAGCCTGAGGTGAATCCTGAGCCCCAGGAggccccgcccccaccccccTCTCTGGCCAATGGGCTGGCTCCAGCTGAACCCTCTGCTCCTCAGGCGTCCACAGTCACTGATGGTTTCCCCGACACTGTGGACAGTCCTGGACCGGGCCTGGAAGGAGGGAAGCAGGACTCTGCGGCCAAGGGCCcgggccccggccccggccccgccCTCAACCCTGCCCCTGCTGCAGCCAAGGCCCTCCCTCAG TTTGATCGGACCAAGAAACCATCTGTGCAGGTGTTTGATGAGCCAAAGTCCATCCAGTCTGCATCATCCAAGGACTCCCCTCAGAACGGCCCCATGGTCCCAGACCGCTCAGCTAAACCTGCCTTTGGGCCTAAAGCCGAACAGAGTCAGATCCACTGTGAGCCAGCGGCGCTGATGGAGAAGGCCCGACAGGAGCAGGAGAGACGGCTGAAGGagaagggagacagagagaggacgGACACGGAGGAGGACAAGAAACTGGACAAGAAAAGACTGGAGAGGCAGaaggcagaagaggaggaggacaaagagaacagaggacagacagacaaggacagGAGAGCCAAAGAGCAGAACGCAGACACTCCGTCCAAGAGCATGTCTCTGGACTCACCGGCACCCAATCACATCATCAGTGAGATGAAG AGGGAACCTCTGACCAGAGCCAGGAGTGAGGAGATGGGGAGGAGTGTCCCAGGACTACCAGACGGATGGATGAag TTCCTGGACACAGTGACCGGTACCTACCGATACTACCATTCCCCCACCAATCGGGTCCACCTATACCCTCCGGAGGTCACCGTTCCGCAGACTCCACCCTCTACACCTCCAACTGTCAAACGGAAACCGCCGCGACCAGTGGAGCCAGACACCAGCGGTGAACAGGAGCGGGAACAGTCCAAACTCAAACGCTCCTACTCCTCCCCTGACATCAGCCAGGACCTGCGAGAGGAAGCCCAGAGGAAGGCCACGGCCcccgccaccaccgccaccaccggCGCTGCCACCATCCCCACCATCAACCGAGAGACCAA ACCTGCCACTGCTAAAGTCTATTCGAAGGTGGAGATCGTCCGACCGTCGGCCGCCAAACTGCGTAACCTGAACCCTACGTTTGGAGGTCTGGGGGCATCCTTAACGGGTCTGAGGAACCTGGGGAACACCTGCTACATGAACTCCATCCTGCAGTGTCTGTGCAACACTCCAGCCATGGCAGAGTACTTCAACAACAACTACTACATGGAGGACATCAAcag ATCCAACATCCTTGGACACAAAGGAGAAGTAGCCGAGGAGTTCGGTGTGATCATGAAGGCTCTGTGGGCAGGGCTCTACAAGTGCATCAGCCCCAGGGACTTTAAGATCACCATTGGAAAGATCAATGAGCAGTTCGCAGGGTATGACCAGCAGGACTCCCAGGAACTACTGCTGTTTCTGATGGACGGGCTGCACGAAGACCTCAACAAG GCGGACAACAGGAAgcgctacaaggaggaggagaacgACCACCTGGATGACCAGACTGCGGCCAACCTGGCCTGGAGCAAACACAAGCTGCTCAATGAATCCATCATCGTGGCACTGTTCCAGGGTCAGTTCAAGTCCACCGTCCAGTGCCAGACCTGCCACCGCAAGTCCAGGACCTTCGAGACCTTCATGTACCTGTCGCTGCCCCTGGCCTCCACCAGCAAGTGTTCCCTTCAG GACTGTCTGAGGCTGTTCTCCAAAGAGGAGAGACTGACCGACAACAATAAGGTGTTCTGCAGACACTGTAAAGCCCACAGAGACTCCAGCAAGAAACTGGAGATCTGGAAGGTTCCACCCATTCTACTGGTCCACTTAAAACG TTTTTCTTATGAAGGTCGGTGGAAGCAGAAGCTACAGACGTCTGTGGACTTTCCTCTGGACAGTCTGGACCTGAGCCAGTATGTGATTGGACCCAAACAGAACCTGAAGAAGTACAGCCTGTACGGGGTTTCA AACCACTACGGGGGTCTGGACGGGGGTCACTACACCGCCTACTGTAAGAACGCCATCAAACAGCGCTGGTACAAGTTCGACGACCACGAGGTGTCAGACATCTCCACCTCCTCTGTCAAGTCGTCTGCGGCCTACATCCTGTTTTACTCCACGCTGTGA